One Peterkaempfera bronchialis DNA window includes the following coding sequences:
- a CDS encoding radical SAM/SPASM domain-containing protein, with product MHPTTPNEQIDHLYRSLETSEADAVSVILKVRGETCDIDCLHCYEKRKEGPGGARISADQVDLLPKLFGTRPLAIELHGGEPLTAGKDHIAHLLRTLAAMPQVKRLSLQTNGVQLDAEWLDLFDTLYPGLEIGISLDGDPEGNRWRVDYQGKPTYPAAVRALDLLAECGRTCGIITTVTPAVLGRHAEVLDHLAVFKAVTSVSFVPCFDATITRPTAYTGRRRPASRALQQAVLTGLDGPAWAITPDQYAEFVLGVTQHWMTSGLFRRLKLSPAVPTIRRLRGLGVSFCHFSDMKCDHVFTLYPDGRMGSCDELPWPQAQLTVLQPTTGRAEITAAQRNSNLLGQGKDLMRACMTCDYRTTCGGGCIATRWRMNLTGQHDAYCDYRMRLIDGTAALLADPEHPGGAWCRTARWRPTPVNRMRDVQAFLTTWDNPTAPRRPAELHTSEFGNINTTGLPGTQLADDLDPAHPQWAAAIEPGVKPLVDHLTSRWHLVTYDSCEGHQYDDPARNNQPRDVGLLPRTPTEYAATAVALCRAANRCAAAMPAAVRLLVARNNLTCETTGRTYPVLDLRLLPTSGTADSAYFAILDAATALLLGALEADAPNEGTCCACPLPADTHPELPQATA from the coding sequence ATGCACCCCACCACTCCGAACGAGCAGATCGACCACCTGTACCGGTCGCTGGAGACATCCGAGGCCGACGCCGTCTCGGTGATCCTCAAGGTCCGCGGCGAGACCTGCGACATCGACTGCCTGCACTGCTACGAGAAGCGCAAGGAGGGACCCGGTGGCGCGCGGATCAGCGCCGACCAGGTCGACCTCCTCCCGAAGCTCTTCGGCACCCGGCCGCTCGCCATCGAACTCCACGGCGGCGAACCGCTCACCGCCGGTAAGGACCACATTGCCCACCTGCTGCGCACCCTCGCGGCCATGCCGCAGGTCAAGCGCCTGTCCCTACAGACCAACGGCGTCCAGCTCGATGCCGAGTGGCTCGACCTGTTCGACACCCTGTACCCCGGTCTGGAGATCGGCATCTCCCTGGATGGCGACCCCGAGGGGAACCGGTGGCGCGTCGACTACCAGGGCAAACCCACCTACCCCGCTGCCGTCAGGGCACTGGACCTCCTGGCTGAGTGCGGCCGAACGTGCGGGATCATCACCACCGTCACCCCTGCGGTCCTCGGGCGCCACGCCGAGGTCCTGGACCACCTGGCCGTGTTCAAGGCCGTCACCTCCGTCAGCTTCGTACCGTGCTTCGACGCCACCATCACCCGGCCCACCGCGTACACCGGTCGCCGCCGTCCGGCCAGCCGTGCCCTCCAGCAAGCCGTCCTCACCGGCCTCGACGGCCCGGCGTGGGCGATCACCCCCGACCAGTACGCAGAGTTCGTGCTCGGCGTCACCCAGCACTGGATGACCAGCGGGCTGTTCCGCCGCCTCAAGCTCTCCCCGGCTGTGCCCACCATCCGTCGGCTGCGCGGCCTCGGGGTGTCGTTCTGCCACTTCTCGGACATGAAGTGCGACCACGTGTTCACCCTCTACCCCGACGGACGCATGGGCAGCTGCGATGAACTCCCCTGGCCCCAGGCCCAACTCACCGTCCTACAGCCCACCACAGGCCGGGCCGAGATCACCGCCGCACAGCGCAACTCCAACCTCCTCGGCCAGGGCAAGGACCTCATGCGGGCGTGCATGACCTGCGACTACCGCACCACCTGCGGCGGCGGCTGCATCGCCACCCGCTGGCGCATGAACCTCACCGGCCAGCACGACGCGTACTGCGACTACCGGATGCGGCTGATCGACGGCACCGCAGCGCTCCTCGCCGACCCCGAACACCCAGGCGGCGCCTGGTGCCGAACCGCCCGCTGGCGCCCCACCCCCGTCAACCGGATGCGCGACGTCCAGGCGTTCCTCACCACCTGGGACAACCCCACGGCCCCCCGCCGCCCGGCCGAGCTGCACACCAGCGAGTTCGGCAACATCAACACCACCGGCCTGCCCGGCACCCAGCTCGCCGACGACCTCGACCCCGCCCACCCTCAGTGGGCCGCCGCGATCGAGCCCGGCGTCAAACCGCTCGTCGACCACCTCACCAGCCGCTGGCACCTCGTTACGTACGACAGCTGTGAAGGCCACCAGTACGACGACCCCGCCCGAAACAACCAGCCGCGGGACGTCGGCCTCCTCCCCCGCACCCCCACCGAGTACGCCGCCACCGCAGTCGCCCTGTGCCGTGCCGCCAACCGCTGCGCCGCCGCCATGCCGGCGGCCGTCCGCCTCCTGGTCGCCCGGAACAACCTGACCTGCGAGACCACCGGTCGTACCTACCCGGTCCTCGACCTGCGCCTGCTCCCCACCTCCGGAACGGCGGACAGCGCGTACTTCGCCATCCTGGACGCCGCCACCGCGTTGCTCCTGGGCGCCCTCGAAGCCGACGCCCCCAACGAGGGCACTTGCTGTGCCTGCCCACTCCCGGCCGACACCCACCCCGAACTTCCACAGGCCACGGCGTGA
- a CDS encoding HD domain-containing protein — MDLIDLDHVLTVLGAAAWSPDEQSRARVAAGLALTVYDGHTRDQGTPYLEHPLAVVRLLRAEIGVRRPETLLLALLHDAVEVAPESGALLVHHLGGPFTARLRAMTADHRLEQRTKSVGDETRWRTKQAALPPEDLLVRLADRLHNLRDLTASSNLDRRRRFLRTLGDFHLPLADAARNLGPHLEAMHARLHAEYAHHIQEVRP; from the coding sequence ATGGACCTCATCGATCTCGACCACGTCCTGACCGTGCTCGGTGCCGCCGCATGGAGCCCGGACGAGCAGTCCCGCGCCCGCGTGGCCGCCGGCCTCGCTCTCACGGTCTACGACGGCCACACCCGCGACCAGGGCACCCCATACCTGGAGCACCCGCTGGCCGTCGTAAGGCTCTTGCGAGCGGAGATCGGCGTCCGACGCCCCGAGACCCTCCTCCTCGCCCTCCTCCATGACGCCGTGGAGGTAGCGCCCGAGTCGGGAGCACTGCTCGTCCACCACCTCGGCGGCCCGTTCACCGCCCGCCTGCGTGCCATGACGGCCGACCACCGCCTCGAACAGCGCACGAAGTCCGTCGGCGACGAGACCCGCTGGCGCACGAAGCAGGCCGCGCTCCCGCCCGAGGACCTCCTGGTCCGGCTCGCCGACCGCCTGCACAACCTGCGCGACCTCACCGCGTCCTCGAACCTCGACCGGCGCCGACGGTTCCTCCGGACCCTGGGCGATTTCCACCTCCCCCTCGCCGACGCCGCCCGCAACCTCGGCCCCCATCTGGAAGCCATGCACGCGCGACTGCACGCCGAGTACGCCCACCACATACAGGAGGTACGTCCGTGA
- a CDS encoding aKG-HExxH-type peptide beta-hydroxylase, with amino-acid sequence MDLTTVFRMPAIHDLHRTKTERIHQALGRGAGRLITPTTHAPATGYALAHHVLEGAEHAARVGDPDTFVWYSEHPDAAATELTPAAGPLTVVPAEEQLLTSYVSDTPYYVLGPTTQAAPGHLHKLTLESATLAADQGFGDLVDAHAPIVCLLTGKPLGSPLRSWTISRMPGTVFLDYVPDNTVMVARDLIHEAGHNWLNDALTATGCEIDNTRTFYSPWKKTHRPAYGFIHGCWSFSLVTLYVAAVLPTTTGETHTFLTAYLDRQRAQLRVVTGDHETALRTISDSTLRTRLRIVYRHALAF; translated from the coding sequence ATGGACCTCACCACCGTCTTCCGCATGCCCGCGATCCACGACCTCCACCGGACCAAGACCGAGCGCATCCACCAGGCCCTCGGCCGGGGCGCCGGCCGCCTCATCACCCCGACCACGCACGCCCCCGCCACCGGCTACGCACTCGCGCACCACGTCCTCGAAGGCGCCGAACACGCCGCTCGCGTGGGCGACCCCGACACCTTCGTCTGGTACAGCGAGCACCCCGACGCCGCAGCTACCGAGCTCACTCCGGCCGCCGGGCCGCTCACCGTCGTGCCGGCGGAGGAGCAACTGCTCACCTCGTACGTCTCCGACACCCCGTACTACGTCCTCGGCCCCACCACCCAGGCCGCCCCCGGGCACCTGCACAAGCTCACCCTGGAATCGGCCACCCTCGCCGCCGACCAAGGTTTCGGCGACCTGGTAGACGCCCACGCCCCGATCGTCTGCCTGCTCACCGGCAAACCCCTCGGCAGCCCCCTGCGCAGCTGGACCATCAGCCGCATGCCCGGCACCGTCTTCCTCGACTACGTCCCCGACAACACCGTCATGGTCGCCCGCGACCTCATCCATGAAGCCGGCCACAACTGGCTCAACGACGCGCTCACTGCCACCGGCTGCGAGATCGACAACACCCGGACCTTCTACTCTCCATGGAAGAAGACTCACCGGCCCGCCTACGGATTCATCCACGGCTGCTGGTCGTTCTCCCTGGTCACGCTCTACGTCGCCGCCGTGCTGCCCACCACCACCGGCGAGACCCATACCTTCCTCACCGCCTACCTCGACCGGCAGCGAGCCCAGCTCCGCGTCGTCACCGGCGACCACGAAACCGCCCTGCGGACCATCAGCGACAGCACCCTCCGTACCCGGCTGCGCATCGTCTACCGGCACGCCCTCGCGTTCTGA
- a CDS encoding isocitrate lyase/phosphoenolpyruvate mutase family protein, with protein MTTAVSPISPAGRLRAALGDATSSRLPVQAIGAVNAMAARVAAEAGFDALWVSGLEVSAACGLPDENLLGSRDLADVVTSLRRVTDLPVIVDVDNAAGTGPSAARYGFDLLTAGAAAVCLEDSRYPKCNSFSEHRAQGLADTAAVCEQIKELRAAAPELLLIARTETLICGGSMDDALARAELYEAAGADAVLPHSKDISGREALEAARRWGGVPLVTVPTAFPHLDRRLLGEAGFRLAIYANQLSRAALAAMRGAAGAFRATGAFRADQLAGVQDLMRVAAPDARACL; from the coding sequence ATGACTACGGCCGTATCCCCGATATCTCCGGCCGGGCGCCTACGCGCGGCCCTCGGCGACGCCACCAGCTCCCGGCTTCCCGTTCAGGCGATCGGGGCGGTGAACGCCATGGCGGCCCGGGTCGCCGCCGAGGCCGGATTCGATGCGCTGTGGGTGTCGGGCCTGGAGGTGTCGGCCGCCTGCGGGCTCCCGGACGAGAACCTGCTCGGCTCCCGGGACCTGGCGGATGTCGTCACCTCGCTGCGCCGTGTCACCGACCTGCCGGTGATCGTGGACGTGGACAACGCCGCCGGCACCGGGCCGTCGGCCGCGAGGTACGGGTTCGACCTCCTGACGGCCGGGGCGGCAGCCGTCTGCCTGGAGGACAGCCGCTATCCCAAGTGCAACTCGTTCTCCGAGCATCGCGCCCAGGGGTTGGCGGACACCGCAGCGGTGTGCGAGCAGATCAAAGAGCTGCGGGCCGCCGCCCCGGAGCTGCTGCTGATCGCCCGCACCGAGACGCTGATCTGCGGCGGCAGCATGGACGACGCGCTGGCCCGGGCAGAGTTGTACGAGGCAGCCGGGGCGGACGCCGTGTTGCCGCACAGCAAGGACATCAGCGGCCGTGAGGCTCTGGAGGCCGCCCGCCGGTGGGGCGGCGTGCCGCTGGTCACCGTTCCCACCGCGTTCCCCCACCTTGACCGGCGACTCCTCGGGGAGGCCGGGTTCCGCCTGGCGATCTACGCGAACCAGCTGTCCCGCGCCGCACTGGCCGCGATGCGGGGTGCGGCCGGTGCCTTTCGCGCCACGGGTGCCTTCCGAGCCGACCAGTTGGCCGGCGTCCAGGACCTGATGCGCGTCGCCGCCCCCGACGCCCGCGCCTGCCTGTGA
- a CDS encoding NAD(P)-dependent oxidoreductase, whose translation MSAPTILVARGAANPNDLVRHLTTHDVYEFTCLSDVVGPARRAELIVLRSGISLGEEQLAAMPLLRHAIRAGSGLDGIDTDLLADRGIGLHRHPEASAPAVAEWCLMALLALARRVPLGAHALGLGDHLKMACMGRPVASMNVAIWGAGPVGRAAAAAITPLVAEVAFAARPSITGLRQLPAPALPGWADAHIIALPAIAENTATFGADFLRSAARRQPLLIIAGRLTTIDTTACLGALADGRLSGLAADPVEPADAHLFTTGPKPLNLLATPHIGAQRSDVREHLDIWVTETARRVLHGKGAA comes from the coding sequence ATGAGCGCCCCCACGATCCTCGTCGCTCGCGGTGCGGCCAACCCGAACGACCTCGTCCGACACCTGACCACACACGACGTCTACGAGTTCACCTGCCTCAGCGACGTTGTCGGGCCCGCGCGCCGCGCGGAGCTGATCGTCCTCCGCTCCGGCATCTCTCTCGGTGAGGAACAGCTGGCCGCCATGCCATTGCTGCGCCACGCCATCCGGGCCGGCTCCGGGCTGGACGGCATCGACACCGACCTCCTCGCCGATCGGGGGATCGGCCTGCACCGCCACCCGGAGGCATCCGCTCCGGCGGTCGCCGAGTGGTGCCTGATGGCGCTGCTCGCCCTGGCTCGGCGCGTCCCGCTCGGCGCGCACGCTCTGGGCCTGGGCGACCACCTCAAGATGGCCTGCATGGGTCGTCCGGTCGCGTCGATGAACGTGGCCATCTGGGGTGCCGGACCGGTCGGCCGGGCAGCCGCTGCCGCCATCACGCCGTTGGTTGCCGAGGTCGCCTTCGCCGCCCGGCCGAGCATCACCGGGCTGCGCCAGCTGCCCGCGCCCGCGCTGCCCGGCTGGGCAGACGCCCATATCATCGCATTGCCCGCTATCGCGGAGAACACCGCCACGTTCGGGGCCGACTTCCTCCGCTCGGCAGCAAGGCGCCAGCCGCTGCTGATCATCGCCGGACGCCTGACCACCATCGACACCACGGCATGCCTTGGCGCCCTCGCCGACGGCCGCCTGTCCGGTCTCGCCGCCGACCCGGTCGAACCCGCCGACGCGCATCTGTTCACCACTGGCCCGAAGCCGCTGAACCTGCTCGCCACCCCGCACATCGGAGCACAGCGAAGCGACGTCCGCGAGCACCTGGACATCTGGGTCACCGAGACCGCTCGCAGGGTCCTGCACGGCAAGGGAGCGGCGTGA
- a CDS encoding glycosyltransferase yields MKRVVYSMEPVGRTGGRVYLRMLHEVTADDVEWRTVPDHKRTYRVRRWRKLRHLARLAPSIRALQGSTGTFVWDDLSLLLFTPEMRARTVFLLHHYEPLQHDSAPVEAMLWERLFRVLPECAAVVCVAPYWADQLRARGVRSVRVIYNAFDMTEIEQARGYDRAECRAEFGLTPDVIGVYAGKAVHWKGTEEVSAALSGAPGLRVITSGSNTIGLDSAHYDVERERYLRLLRACDVGVFLPRMREGWSRCAAEALLLGLPCLIRPVAGLGDLAALTGQPAPDLRRLPAQVQERAAAGHTEAEAAYEALARFDLDHFGNAWGALLAKVA; encoded by the coding sequence GTGAAACGGGTCGTCTACTCGATGGAGCCGGTCGGCCGGACCGGCGGCCGGGTCTACCTACGGATGCTCCACGAGGTGACGGCCGACGACGTGGAATGGCGCACCGTCCCGGACCACAAGCGGACTTACCGAGTCCGCCGCTGGCGCAAGCTCCGCCACCTCGCCCGCCTGGCCCCCTCCATACGGGCCCTGCAGGGCAGCACCGGCACGTTCGTATGGGACGACCTGAGCCTGCTGCTGTTCACGCCCGAGATGCGCGCCCGCACGGTGTTCCTCCTGCACCACTACGAGCCGCTCCAACATGACTCCGCCCCCGTCGAGGCCATGCTCTGGGAGCGGCTGTTCCGCGTGCTGCCAGAGTGCGCCGCCGTCGTGTGCGTTGCCCCGTACTGGGCCGACCAGCTCCGCGCCCGGGGCGTTCGCAGCGTACGGGTGATCTACAACGCCTTCGACATGACCGAGATCGAGCAGGCACGCGGCTACGACCGGGCCGAGTGCCGCGCCGAGTTCGGCCTGACTCCTGACGTGATCGGCGTCTACGCGGGCAAGGCTGTGCACTGGAAGGGGACCGAGGAGGTCTCGGCAGCCCTGTCCGGCGCCCCCGGGCTGCGGGTGATCACCAGCGGCAGCAACACCATCGGCCTCGACAGTGCGCACTACGACGTCGAGCGGGAGCGGTATCTGCGTCTGCTGCGCGCCTGTGACGTCGGCGTCTTCCTCCCCCGGATGCGGGAAGGATGGAGCCGCTGTGCGGCCGAGGCCCTGCTGCTCGGCCTACCCTGCCTGATCCGCCCGGTGGCCGGCCTGGGTGACCTCGCCGCACTGACCGGACAGCCGGCCCCGGACCTCCGCCGTCTTCCGGCACAGGTCCAGGAACGCGCGGCGGCAGGCCACACCGAGGCCGAGGCGGCGTACGAAGCCCTGGCCCGGTTCGACCTGGACCACTTCGGCAACGCCTGGGGCGCCCTTCTCGCGAAGGTCGCCTGA
- a CDS encoding phosphotransferase family protein, with the protein MAYAWDDLPADLRASIQLRTGHVTKAVPPTAGTVSDYAATLDTATGPVFCKAIRTDNPRAWMHRREAAVSPALPNTAAALHWSVEAVGWLALGFEHIPGRHADLSPGSGDLPLITRTLGQLADALTPAPPLRGFTLAERWSGQDYWQTVRERHPDRLGPWTAVRLDALVTAEREAPGLVDGRTLAHTDLTGSNILISGGTARVIDWAFPAPGAPWVDTAYLVVRLIGAGHTPAEAEQWAARLPLWREASPWAVTAFGATLAGLWTLRSAEQPGRQWDILSAHGLAWLRHRLG; encoded by the coding sequence ATGGCCTACGCCTGGGACGACCTTCCGGCCGACCTCCGCGCGAGCATCCAACTGCGCACCGGCCATGTGACCAAGGCCGTACCGCCGACGGCGGGCACCGTCTCGGACTACGCCGCCACGCTGGACACCGCCACCGGGCCGGTGTTCTGCAAGGCCATCCGTACGGACAACCCCCGGGCGTGGATGCATCGCCGGGAAGCAGCCGTCAGCCCTGCGCTGCCGAACACCGCCGCCGCGCTGCACTGGTCGGTCGAGGCCGTCGGCTGGCTGGCGCTCGGGTTCGAACACATCCCCGGCCGCCACGCCGACCTCTCACCGGGGTCGGGGGACCTGCCCCTGATCACCCGCACGCTCGGACAACTCGCCGACGCTCTGACCCCCGCTCCGCCCCTGCGCGGCTTCACCCTGGCGGAACGCTGGTCCGGCCAGGACTACTGGCAGACAGTTCGCGAGCGGCACCCGGACCGGCTCGGGCCGTGGACGGCAGTCCGCCTCGATGCACTGGTCACGGCAGAGCGGGAAGCGCCGGGCCTGGTCGACGGCAGAACGCTCGCGCACACCGACCTGACCGGCTCCAACATCCTGATCTCGGGCGGAACCGCCCGTGTCATCGACTGGGCCTTCCCCGCACCCGGCGCTCCCTGGGTCGACACCGCCTACCTGGTGGTCCGGCTGATCGGCGCAGGCCACACCCCGGCGGAGGCCGAGCAGTGGGCCGCCCGGCTGCCGCTCTGGCGGGAGGCATCCCCGTGGGCGGTGACGGCCTTCGGCGCGACACTGGCCGGGCTGTGGACACTCCGGAGCGCCGAACAGCCCGGTCGGCAGTGGGACATCCTCAGCGCCCACGGACTGGCCTGGCTGCGGCACCGGCTCGGCTGA
- a CDS encoding dTMP kinase, with amino-acid sequence MDTFPFVVIEGLDGSGKTTLRKGLFRLFDNLYGVTPLSVLTTNWLDPEVAADLVDGKYAPTEANRDRYLAALRADKQATVERLIAPSLPLRPVIADRWLLSELAFFQVKHGQAPADTYAELAGAIDLVPDLTLILEAATSTSMQRAASRGAGDAVRDDWDVVDVQTSVRATYQAITGNPVAFPKIGPTVRIDAAQPRADVLADAWRALLERGLTPDPEGSIR; translated from the coding sequence ATGGACACATTTCCGTTCGTCGTGATCGAGGGCCTGGACGGCAGTGGCAAGACGACGCTGCGCAAGGGGCTGTTCCGGCTCTTCGACAACCTGTACGGGGTGACGCCGCTGTCGGTGCTCACCACGAACTGGCTCGATCCCGAGGTGGCCGCAGACCTGGTGGACGGCAAGTACGCGCCCACCGAGGCCAACCGGGACCGCTACCTCGCGGCTCTGCGCGCCGACAAGCAGGCCACCGTCGAGCGCCTGATCGCGCCGTCGCTGCCGCTTCGCCCGGTGATCGCGGACCGATGGCTGCTGTCGGAACTCGCGTTCTTCCAGGTCAAGCATGGCCAGGCCCCGGCGGACACCTATGCCGAACTGGCCGGGGCGATCGACCTGGTCCCCGACCTGACGCTCATTCTGGAGGCGGCCACCAGCACCTCCATGCAGCGCGCCGCCTCCCGAGGAGCAGGGGACGCGGTCAGAGACGACTGGGACGTGGTGGACGTGCAGACCAGCGTGCGCGCCACCTACCAGGCGATCACCGGCAATCCGGTCGCGTTCCCGAAGATCGGCCCGACCGTGCGCATCGATGCCGCGCAGCCCAGGGCCGACGTACTTGCGGACGCCTGGAGGGCACTGCTGGAACGCGGCCTCACCCCCGATCCGGAAGGGAGCATCCGATGA
- a CDS encoding ATP-binding protein, translating into MARRLVREKLEEWGLDDMVDPAELIVSELVSNALKTGGLTFMQVAIRRPARGYVRVFVRDGSRELPVLMEAGVDEECHRGLALVHHLTGGRWGAMLDPRGKSVHADLPVP; encoded by the coding sequence ATGGCCCGCCGACTTGTTCGGGAGAAGCTTGAGGAGTGGGGCCTGGACGACATGGTCGACCCCGCTGAGCTCATTGTCTCGGAGCTGGTGTCCAACGCCCTCAAGACCGGCGGCCTGACGTTCATGCAGGTGGCCATCCGGCGTCCTGCCAGGGGATACGTCCGCGTCTTCGTGCGAGACGGTTCCCGTGAACTGCCGGTGCTGATGGAGGCCGGAGTGGACGAGGAGTGTCACCGCGGGCTCGCCCTGGTCCACCACCTCACCGGCGGCCGGTGGGGCGCCATGCTCGACCCCCGGGGCAAGTCCGTGCACGCCGACCTTCCCGTCCCCTGA
- a CDS encoding carbamoyltransferase C-terminal domain-containing protein, with the protein MDAVWAASMRPNPAAGWWLAEEREELAALLPAPLGERLRLLSHHTAHVLSGYLLSGHERAGGLVIDAGGSSLGADFGPGRERITGYDLWPDRIDRLYQGMPAVVPGPVGPRRVHSSPGHFYRNLARRVIPPGDEPEGSMMALAAFGDLHLNGRLAADSGFDTLFVAPAPHDAGTAVGAALYGWHYQLGQERVPVPTDAAWGPGPGVLPTTTVPSGYRALSQLGSGLAPTVAALLAEHRIVGWVQGQLEFGPRALGHRSILAHPGHTATRDRLNAIKKRAAYRPFAPAVLTEHATEWFMSSGDPFMNRVATVRRCRADRIAAVTHHDGTARVQSVAADHQGLRDLLEQFRDLTGLPLLLNTSLNRKGAPILRTAEQAVAAAVDLRLDALAVGDTLLLADHVPGPRAASLRAR; encoded by the coding sequence GTGGACGCCGTATGGGCCGCCTCCATGCGTCCCAACCCCGCAGCCGGCTGGTGGCTGGCCGAGGAGCGGGAAGAACTCGCCGCTCTCCTGCCCGCCCCGCTCGGCGAACGCCTCCGCCTCCTCTCCCACCACACGGCCCACGTGCTCTCCGGCTACCTGCTCTCCGGGCACGAGCGCGCCGGGGGCCTCGTCATCGACGCCGGTGGCTCCTCACTGGGCGCCGACTTCGGCCCGGGCCGGGAGCGCATCACGGGGTACGACCTGTGGCCTGATCGCATCGACCGCCTCTACCAGGGCATGCCGGCCGTCGTGCCGGGCCCGGTGGGGCCCCGGCGCGTCCACTCCTCCCCCGGGCACTTCTACCGGAACCTCGCCCGGCGGGTGATCCCACCCGGCGACGAGCCCGAGGGCAGCATGATGGCGCTCGCGGCCTTCGGCGATCTCCACCTCAACGGTCGGCTGGCCGCCGACAGCGGATTCGACACCCTCTTCGTCGCGCCAGCCCCGCACGACGCCGGTACAGCCGTGGGCGCCGCGCTCTACGGCTGGCACTACCAACTCGGGCAGGAGCGCGTACCGGTGCCGACCGACGCTGCCTGGGGCCCCGGTCCGGGCGTGCTGCCGACGACAACGGTGCCGTCCGGCTATCGCGCCTTGTCCCAGCTCGGGAGCGGACTGGCCCCCACAGTGGCGGCACTGCTCGCCGAGCATCGCATCGTCGGCTGGGTGCAGGGACAGCTCGAATTCGGGCCGCGTGCCCTCGGCCATCGCTCGATCCTCGCCCACCCCGGTCACACCGCCACGCGGGACCGACTCAACGCGATCAAGAAGCGAGCCGCGTACCGCCCGTTCGCACCGGCCGTCCTCACCGAGCACGCCACGGAGTGGTTCATGTCGTCGGGCGACCCCTTCATGAACCGTGTCGCCACCGTCCGGCGGTGCCGAGCCGACCGCATCGCGGCGGTCACCCACCACGACGGCACCGCCCGCGTCCAGTCCGTCGCCGCCGACCACCAGGGCCTGCGAGACCTCCTTGAGCAGTTCCGCGACCTCACCGGACTGCCACTGCTGCTGAACACATCCCTCAACCGCAAAGGCGCCCCGATCCTGCGGACCGCCGAGCAAGCCGTGGCAGCGGCGGTGGACCTGCGCCTCGACGCCCTCGCCGTCGGAGACACCCTGCTGCTCGCCGACCACGTCCCCGGCCCTCGTGCCGCGTCCCTTCGTGCGAGGTGA
- a CDS encoding NUDIX domain-containing protein, with translation MSDLPSISVSVKAAIIHGGKVLLLSYDDSADGGCFHYNLPGGKAIEGESLRDAVVRKVRQETGLAVRTVRSMFVMEYVPGQFGKNLGPQHKTQHNFLAEITDGRTAPRFSDPRDPIQLGFEWVPLDQLTTKTLIPQVAPAILAALTDTRDALVDRAQ, from the coding sequence TTGAGCGATCTGCCCAGCATCAGCGTGTCGGTGAAGGCAGCGATCATCCACGGCGGGAAGGTCCTGCTCCTGTCCTACGACGACAGCGCCGACGGCGGCTGTTTCCACTACAACCTACCCGGAGGTAAGGCGATCGAGGGAGAGTCGCTGCGCGACGCCGTCGTCCGCAAGGTTCGGCAGGAGACCGGCCTTGCGGTGCGGACCGTGCGGTCGATGTTCGTCATGGAGTACGTGCCCGGCCAGTTCGGCAAGAACCTCGGGCCGCAGCACAAGACCCAGCACAACTTCCTCGCCGAGATCACCGATGGCCGCACCGCACCCAGGTTCTCCGACCCGCGCGACCCCATCCAACTCGGCTTCGAATGGGTGCCGCTGGACCAGCTCACCACCAAGACCCTCATCCCCCAGGTCGCCCCCGCCATCCTCGCCGCCCTCACGGACACCCGCGATGCCCTCGTGGACCGTGCCCAATGA